TACCAGTTAGATAAACCGCGTAAGCCGGGTCGTTAAAGGTTAAACGCTTGCTTTCGTTATTATCTAAATTTAATACGTTGATTTGGCTAAGGCCATTTTCACGCGTTTCGTAAACTAGGTGCTGATTAAATAGCTCAAAGTTGTCTAGCTTAGCGTCTGCATTATGCGGCACGACGGTTTGCCATTTTGAAATATCGCTTGCTTCACTGGCTTTGACGCGCATCAGCTTAAAGTTCACGGCATCTTTGTTGGTGTGGATGTAATACCAGTCACCAAGTTTGGCGACGCTATATTCATGACCACTTTCTCTTGGAATAAAGCGCTCAGGAGTTGCTTTTGCATTATCAGCGTCTAGTAAAGAAACACCTGATGCCTCGGTGCTGGAGTGGTGAATGTATATTTTGCTCTTGTCTTTACTCTTTGAGATATAGGTGTAATAGCTGTTATCTTTTTCTTCGTAAATCAGTTCATCGGTGCTTTGCGCTGTGCCTAGAGTGTGGCGGAATACTTGATAACCGAGCAAAGTAACCGGATCTTTTTTGATGTAATAGATGGTTTTATTATCGTTCGCCCAAACGATGGGGCCTGAAGCACCTTCGATCGTATCGTCCAGTAACTTACCTGTTGTTAAATCTTTGATTCTAATAGTATAAATTCGACGACTTACCGTATCTTCAGCAAAAGCTAATAGATTTTCGTTGGTTGAAACGGAAAGACCACCGACACCATAATAGTTTTGCCCTTCAGCGCGAATATTCGCATCAAAGATAGCTTCTGCATTTTTACCATCTTTGTGTTCACTGCGGTAATAAGTGAAGTATTCTTTGTCACCCTCAGTGGCACTAAAATAATAATAACTGCCGTTTAGCACTGGCACGCTGCGGTCATCTTTAACCACTTTGTTTTTGATTTCTTCAAATAAGGTTTGTTGGAGTTGCTCTGTGTTGACGAGCTTGCTGTCGGTATAGACATTTTCTTTGGTTAAGTGTGACAGTACCTTTTCATCGCTTCTAGTATCGTCACGTAGCCAGTGATAATTATCGACAAGTTCTTGACCGTGAATGGTCGTCTTGTGTGGGATCTTTTCTGCAACTGGCGCCACAACAGCTGTGGATTGTTCAGCTTTCACGTCAGATGTAGCTTTTTGAGATGGCGCTTCTTGACAACCAAGTACAGCAACCAAAGATGCAGCTACTAATGTAAATTTAAATTTCTTCATTTTTATTCTTCTGTAATAAATCAATTCATCGAGTCTATCTAGTTCTTATTATGAGGACAACCAATTGAGACGATATTTTGTAGCAATTGCTAAAAGTAAAATGTCAACTTATTACTTAACCTGAGGCTTGGATAAGGAATGAGCTAACTCATTGTTTTTTTAATCACCTTAAATTATCTTCTTATCTAGCCAGAGAGTTTTGGGGATAACTCCGCTTTCGCGTCCTGCTCTTACTAAGGTACTTACATCCTTTAGGCAAGGCGAATTTACTTCCAATAGCTGGCTATTGGAAGTAAATTCAACGCAGTTAGCGCTAAAACTGGCTGCTAGAAAAGCATTAATT
This sequence is a window from Pseudoalteromonas piscicida. Protein-coding genes within it:
- a CDS encoding S9 family peptidase; amino-acid sequence: MKKFKFTLVAASLVAVLGCQEAPSQKATSDVKAEQSTAVVAPVAEKIPHKTTIHGQELVDNYHWLRDDTRSDEKVLSHLTKENVYTDSKLVNTEQLQQTLFEEIKNKVVKDDRSVPVLNGSYYYFSATEGDKEYFTYYRSEHKDGKNAEAIFDANIRAEGQNYYGVGGLSVSTNENLLAFAEDTVSRRIYTIRIKDLTTGKLLDDTIEGASGPIVWANDNKTIYYIKKDPVTLLGYQVFRHTLGTAQSTDELIYEEKDNSYYTYISKSKDKSKIYIHHSSTEASGVSLLDADNAKATPERFIPRESGHEYSVAKLGDWYYIHTNKDAVNFKLMRVKASEASDISKWQTVVPHNADAKLDNFELFNQHLVYETRENGLSQINVLNLDNNESKRLTFNDPAYAVYLTGNENLDADAVRIGYQSMTTPASVYDVDLASLDKTLLKQDKVLGDFAPENYQSERIFITARDGIKVPVSIVYRKDKFKQDGSNPLLQYGYGSYGSNVEPTFSISRLSLLDRGFVYAIAHIRGSETLGRPWYDNGKKLNKKNTFNDFVDVTKALVEQKYGDASRIYARGGSAGGLLMGAVINQAPELYDGVHAAVPFVDVINTMLDETLPLTTNEYDEWGNPNEKTYFDYMLSYSPYDQVKAQAYPNLLVTTGLHDSQVQYFEPAKWVAKLREYKTDDNLLLLKTDMEAGHGGASGRFKRIHDVALSYSFFIALAENKL